The Cryptococcus neoformans var. grubii H99 chromosome 8, complete sequence DNA window TAGTCCAAGCTTATGGAGAGGACAGGATTCACCATCCATGGTTAAACGAAATGTTGTGAATTGGATGGAGAAAGTGATGAAAGTAGTGGCACAGGCAGCAGACGCGGCCAGGCCCTAAATCGACTGGATCGACTGCGGATACCGATGCCAAATCTTAATTCTTGGATCTTGACTTATCTCAAAATCGAAGATTCAGATGGAGAAAATATGGAATCTTGAAACTCATGTTTGCTTGAAGGGACGGGCATGGGTTCAGACTGATGCAAGCAGGAAGCACGAAAGATGAAAACGCATCAGGATAGACAGCAGAAAAGGTGGTGATAACCAAATGATTTATTTGTTCATCATATGTAATATCAAAGTAATAAGCGAACACCGAAGTAAAAATAACAGATTGTCCATACAAGTGATTGAAGATCTATCACTTGCGAGATTTCACACAAGATTACTAAGAGGATACGGTCATAActgaagggaaaaaaatCTTATAATCTATAGTAGGGTCAAGAGATGTTTAGGCAAGGGCGAGGACACCAGCGACGGCGAGGACGACAGAAGCGATACCCGCAGAAGCAGTGAGAGAAGCGCCGGAAGACTAAAGGACGCGTCAGGATATGCAACAGAACATGTCGAGATCAACTTACAGTGTTGGGGAGAGTAGAGTTGGACccagaagcagaagcagaagagcCCGAGGTGGCAGCACTGGTGGCAGCGCTGGCACTGGAGGCGGCGGTGGTGCGAACCACGGTGGCAGAAGTGCTGCTGGAGCTCGCGCTGGAAGCAGCAGAGctagaagaggaggaagcggaagaggaagagcttgaagaagcagaggaagaagagtcgcCACCAGAGGTAATGTTAAACTGCTCAGACTGGGCGAGGATACCAGTGTTGTGCGAGTCAGTAGAAATGAGGTTGATCTGGAAGGCAATACCCGTGGGCCAAGAACCCCCTGGGTAGGTGACGGTCGCAGATTGGGTTGTACCAGAGTCACCGGTTGACTGGCTGTCGATAAGGGTGACGGGAGAGTTGCCGTCGAGGTAGCCGGCCTAAATGAAATGTGGTCAGTGCACGTTCGCATAGTCAGACGATTGGACGCGAAAGCTGAAAGGTGGCGAAGAACGAGCACAAAGGACGTAGATAAGGACAATGTGATATCGACTCAGCACGTGAAGAAATGAGAGTGGTCGACCAGCCACTGCTTTGTCCCAATCACTCCCTTCTGCCAGCCTGACGCCACCCCTGCCTCGACACGTCCGCAAAGAATTTACTTACCTGGTTGACTAACTGAATAGAAAAGTTCCTGGGGTCAGTGTCGACAGCGGTCCACTCAACAGTCTGAGGGCTGTTAGACTGCCAGACAGTGTCCTTGTTAGGAGACTCGACCTTAATGGCGTtggagagggcgagggaaGCGAGGAAAGACGCGATGATGGCGGTAGAGTGCATTGTGTAAAGATGTGTGTGTTGTAGAGTGAAGTTGGGAGTTGAGAGTTGAAAGAGTGAGATCGGTTGTTTATAAGGCTTTGTAGCGGAGACTGAAATGCAAGGAGAGGCGatgggaaaaaagaaaggagaagacacGAGGAATGGCAGTGCTTTTTAAAAAGGGCAACGTGAAAATACAACGCACGGACGACGGACGGAAGCGCGCTCGAAACTCGAAAACAACGCGTCTCCAGGGCACAGCACTGTCCCTGACACCTGAGATTTGCCGAGATTCAGGGCTTCCTTCCTTGTTTATTTGCCCCCCCTCGGCCACCGGCATACGCCGACGCGCCAAGAAGAGCCAAAAAAAACGAAGCGACTTCATCCTCTACGTAATAGCAATCTTCTGCAACAAGGAGCAACGAAGCGACGAGCGATGATGGACTGATGAGCACCGACCAATGCAGCATATGCATGCTTCTTTTGCATCTTGATGGCGGTGAAGAGGTGACCGATGGGCGATGGGATGCTCGTCCAACAGGAAACACCATGCACCAGGCTGTACGCGGTGTAAAGAACATCACGTCGTTCGTCGGAAAGCGCGGGAAAACAACGCGGGCATAGTCGCCGGTGGTGGGGGTTGAGGGCTCGAGGTGGACAGCCTTGGAATTCCACCTCGTCTACCCGCTGAAAGGATCCTCAAGGCTATGCTGCAGTGGGTTGCTTCCGTTCGCCCTCTTCGGCCATTTTACCACTGCCCATTGTTTTTGTCATGTTTGTTcatgcatatgcattttTCGTTATCTTAGTCATACGGAGATGATTGATAAACGAAAAAGTTTATTAACACTCAACAAACGAAGGATGGATTATTTTAGCGTAGAGGATCATTCGGATTTTATCAAGCACCAactgcttcttctcaaaaCGGTAAATCAATGAACTGAAAAAGCTGTAAAAGGCAGTGCTCTCACTTCTCCGTTTTCAGGTCTCATATACATGCTGCAAATCGAAACCAGCCGATAAAGCGGTGCACAACAACACAAATCAACGTAGTAGTATAACCAACAACACTTCCAAGACGGTTTAATCGCTTCTTCGTTCTCAATCATACCGCAAGCCGACTTTTTCCTCGGCATGCAGGGATACACCCTATTTCGGCCTCTTGTCCCGTTACGGCATAGTCGGGAGGCACATGCCTAACATTGGGAAAATATACGGGAACCTCTTTCACATCGGGCAAGATAATGTACGATTTCCGGTTGCACGATGACGAGCTTGTCGTTGACGAGGTCGAACCCGCTGGCGAAAGTGGTCTTTTGCTGATTGCAGCCGTCCATTTGACGTTTTGTGAGGATTCACTCACTCTTCGTGCCATCCTCGTGGTGATGAGAATGTCCTTCATTGCTTCCAGGTAAACGCCTAGGTCTTTAATCTGCGCGGTGTAGTCACCCTGGGACTGAGATAGTTCACAGTTCCAAGACGGCTTTGACGGCCACTCGAGGTCCAAGGGCAATCGACACATGCAATCCGACGACGTCGGAGAGAAGCAGGTGTATCCACTGCTAGCAATCCCGGAGCAAAACACTGAAGGCAGGTCTAGCAGCTGTGTCTGACTCCAGTCAACGAAGCCGCAAAATACGAGTAAGAGAGAAACTCACGCTGGAAGACGCCGCCATTTGTCGATCTCCATGGATGCTGATATCAGACATGACAGGCGGCCGAGGCCAATGGGGCTACCAGTCGCTCAGCAAAAGTTTTTGGAAAGCGTTTGGATATCTATTATCATGGCAACTTACTGGGTTCCCCATGGAAATCGACGCTTTGCTAGACATCGATTCGGCATCGTAATAAAAAATCTTCTCTGGAGACGCGGttggaaatggagaaaagTCTGATAGAGAGGTGTTCAAGCTtattttcttcctcataATGACGAAAAAAATGTGGGATGGCAAAGAGATCTGTAAAAGTCATAAGAAAAATGAACACAATAACACCTCGCACTTTCCTCACTCGTCGAGGATAGCGTGAGAAGTTGCTTGCCATGGCAGCTGACTTTTGCACCATCATCCAGAATCTGAAATCTGTTGATCAATTGATCCGGCCGTGTGTGTCAATAAGAAACTCGCACCGTGGGCAACCGCAATGCAGTCTACCCCCTAGGAGATTAGATTAGATTACATGTCTATCTTTACAGGATAGACCTAGACACTAATGGTCATAGCCCGGCTTGACTTTACGAGCCTTCGAGGCTCAAATTGTTATAAAAAACGAACAAACTGAGCACGCGTGTGTGATGGTGGTTCTAATGACTGATTGATCTTTGATCGTTGACTGGTGCGTGGTTTGTCGCTTTTTGAACGTAGGCGCAAGTGCGGCCAAGTTGTTAAGCCGGTCACGTGACTTTATCCACAGCTGAAACATCTGATCGGTTTGTTCAACTATATTGGCGAATGTGGGAAATTCTATTTTAGACCACTAAATAGCTTATAAGAGATGAGCTGCCAAGCATGAGCCCAGATACAATAAATCAGAGTGCTCTGATAGTACCCATGCCAATGAACACAATGACAAGATGCATATGcgccctttcttcttcctatCACCCTTACCCTTCTAGAATTAGATTTAAGCCTTGACAAAGTCAACGCCCTTCTTGATGTTCTTGGCAAGGCTGCTCAAAATCATCAGCGATACCCTTCACACAAGAAGAAATAAAACTTACTCGGGGAGACAGGCCTTGAGCAACTCCTGTTCCTCGGCGCTCAACTGGCCAACAGGGTTGATCTTCTTGACACCCTCAGGGCCGAGCTCGACGTTGGAGGCAAAGTACTCGACACCCTCAGACTCATACAAGGGAGACTTGACGAAAGTGGGCTCAACGATGCCGGTCTCGCCGTTCAACGCTCGGATAAGGGAGTCGGTGAATCGGGCACCGGCTATAATCGGGATCAGTCATTGTACACACTGTACGCATATACCAGCAAAAGAAACATACCGTAACCCATGGAGAGGGTAGCGGAACCGGTACCGGCCTTGGCCTTGACGACCTCGTCACCACCGAACTGGATTCTGTTGACGAGGGCCTTGTAAGCCTCACCGCTGACGTCCTTGCCCTCGGGGGTctgagagaggagagggacGATGGTGACACCAGAGTGACCACCGACAACGGTAACCTTGATGTCCTTGGGgtccttgcccttgatcTCACCGAGGAATCGAGAAGCTCGAACAACGTCAAGGGTGGTGATACCAAAGACCCTCTTCTCGTCAAAgacacccttcttcttcaagaccTCGGCGAAGATGGGGACGGTGGAGTTGACGGGGTTAGAGATGATACCGATGAAAGCCTTGGGGCAGTACTCGGCACAGGCCTCGGCGAGGTCACGGACGATAGAAGCGTTGGTGTTCTACTATAAAGTTAATTTCTGTGTAACTTGCCTAAGATGGAACTGATGTTTCAGGGCAGACGTCGACTCACGAAAAGGTCGTCACGGCTATGATCGGAAATCAGCTCCGTAATCCTCGTGCGAAAGAGAGAATGGACTCACGTCATACCGGGCTTCCTGGGGACACCAGCGGGGATGATGACAATTTCGGCGCCAGTAAGAGCCTCCTTGATGCTGTGGATACCGTATCAACATCCATTTATACCTTTTCTTTCACGAAAGACCTActcgtccttctcgaaACCCTTGACGGTAGAGTGGGTGTTGACGTGGGAAATGTCAGCGGCAACACCGGGAGCACCTCGGATGTCGTAGAGGGAAAGGCCAGTAACACCAGGGTTCtgcttgaggaggagagacaTGGGCTGACCGATACCACCTATTCACACCGGAATGGAAGCAGGGGTTGCACACGAATGGATTGATTCCGGATGAGTAGCGACAGTCATAAAGAGTCATGGGTAAGGCAAAAGCGAAGGAAGGCCAAGCTGAGTGTCAGCGGACGTGTTTCCGGACTACATATAGGTTAAAGACAAGGACGTACCAGCGGCACCGAGGACAGCGACCTTCTTGTTGGACCTGGCAGAGGAAGCGAAGCCCCTAgcgagggaggaggagttCTTGGCGACTTGACGAGCGAACATTGTGTTGTTTTGTGTGGTTGTTTTTTTGTGGAAGAACGTGGACAGGGAtagatggaaagagaagaaagagaaagaaagcagaaagctggaagagaagTGGGATGGGGAAGTAGTGACGACGCCAGCCAGGAACGCGTGCTCGCTGCTTCACTACCATTCGGAAAAGTCGGGTTACTCGGCTTACCGCTTAGCCCAATTCGCCGAAGCTCCCCTCTTGTGGCACTCCTATTCGATGCTGTTTTCGTCGTCCTTCAACCCGCCGCTCCGTTACATGTATCGTAGAATGAGAAAATGCATGGTGCATATACCAAAGATACAAACAACCCAGACGGACGTAGTGTCGTACCTCGTCCACTGCGTAACTCGATGCACTAGCCAGTACATCACAACCCCCAATACCCGTTTCTTTTGCTACAGCTTCTACATTTACTCCCCCGTAGCCATCTCAAGCTTCATCTTGGCAATCGCGGCGGCAGGGTTAAGACCCTTGGGACATGTTCGAGTGCACTATGCAATCGTCAGCATGATATCTAATGCACAATGCCAGTACGCTTACGTTGAAGATGGTGTGGCATCGGTAAAGAGACATGGCGTTCtgcatcttctcctttcgcTCGGCGCCGTAAGAATCCTATTGGTGCGGTTATGTTAGCGACCGGGAACTTGACCGGTGAGGAGTCCCATTTGGGTTCCCAGGGGACACCACTTACTCGAGAGTCAGCCATCCATCGGTAAGCCTGCATTAACACTGCGGGACCAAGGTATTGGTCTACATAAAAAGTCAGTCAAGAGTCCGTAGGGAGCAGCTTGCATTGCATAAAGCGTACCTTGATTCCACCAGTACTACAAACAAAAGTCAGCGCTAATTCCCCGCATCGGCAAACCCGGTAAAACTTACTGAAGGGCAAGAGGCTGAGCAACAAGCACACAAAATACACTCGTACATTCCGTCCAATTTCTTCCTGTCCGCCTGACTCTGAAGGAACTCTCCCTTTTCTGGGGGGTTGTCGTTCTTGAGGTAAGGTTCGATAGACTTATATTGCTTGCTGCGGGGATCATCAGCAACTAGGTCACGTGATGTATTCAATCCGTAAAACTCACTAAAAGTGGGTAAGGTCGGGGACGAGGTCCTTGACCACGTACACTATAAATGCGTCAGCATCGACTGCAGGTATCCAAATGAATATAGCCCAACGCACTGTGTGGAAGCGGGTAAATCTTGGAATCTTTGGAGGTGTCTTTGGGAATTCGGCACAAGCAAGCGAGAGTGTTGATACCGTCAATGTTCATGGCACAGGAGCCACAGATACCCTCTCGGCATGATCGTCGGAAAGTAAGGGTGGGGTCAAGCTCATTCTTAATCTTGATCTACAGATGCGAAAAACGTCAGCCCCCAGCTCGCTTACTGGCTCAATCTGCGAGCTTCGCCTCAAAGAACAGATGTACGCACCAAAGCATCAAGCATCATAGGACCGCATTGGGAGAGATCAACCTTGTACGTTTGGAGCTTGGGCTTCTCATTGGGGACATCGGGGTTCTAGCCACGTCGTCAGCCACTTgattcctttctcttcgtcttctcgCTCAACATGCCGTCCCCTCACACTCCCTGATTCCCCTCAATCTTAGAATCTCTCCACTCACCCATCGGTAGATCTTAAACTCCTTGATTTGAGGCTGCTTTCCTTCAACAGGAGTGGCGAGCTGAGCAGAGGCGGTAGCGTGGAAAGACctggcggcggcggcgagcGGTCTAGAGGTGGAAGGGATAGCGTTCAGAGAACGGAGGAGGGTGGCTGGGCGAACCATAATGTATGCTCGATGTTGCTGAGGTATGTATGAGTGGTGAGTTGTGCGAGAAACCAGCGGAATAACAGGTATAAGAATGTATGAAGGAGCGTTGAattcaaagaatgggaTTGGATTGGGTGTGCCGGGGGGTCTCGGGAAATTTCGGAGCAAACGCTCTGGCCAATCACGCATCTCAAATTGCACCAAAGTCACAGCCGATTACGTATGCATGTGGTCACCCGGTTAATCAGCAGCCGCCGGCGACCATTCGGCGTTCATACTATAGAAAACAACTCGACCACTCTTCCGCCGCGCATCCAACTACGCTTGGAACTACCTATAGTTTCAATCTGCACCTGGTGTTCGTGACCGGCACGCACGTGCCATAAGCCACGGATCTACTAGCAACTGCAACCGAAGGGATGGCAGTCTCAGAAGCTAAGGAGGCAGCGTGAGAGCTGGCGGAGCTGGCCGATGTGATCCCGCAACGATGTCTGACAGGAGCGAAGAGCTGCTGGAAAGCGAAGCCGAAGAGTCCGAAGGCGCTTTAACATTGATGGCGCTGCCAGATACTGTTGTCGAGGCAGGGTCACAGGTGATGACAGCTACTGGCGCAGAGTCACTGGCGGAGACAGCGCCATGGGGGATCTCAAACGATCGGCGTTGACCagacagaagaggaaattCAAGCCGAGCTGGGAGAAGGGTTACAATGGTATCACCATTCTTCGGTCTGCTTTTGGCATTTCTGCTTTCCTGATATGATGAGTTTACCAAGTGAGGGCACCTTCATTGGTCCTTTCATTACATGATTGGACTCTGTATTATCCTAAAGCTCGTTCTGAGGGTTCCAGCTCAAATTCCTTCCGAGCAAGTACTGCACCTGGTCGATCGTTAGTTCCATTACACACCCCGCCGTTGCTttacctcctccatctttaGTAGCCCT harbors:
- a CDS encoding malate dehydrogenase, NAD-dependent, whose product is MFARQVAKNSSSLARGFASSARSNKKVAVLGAAGGIGQPMSLLLKQNPGVTGLSLYDIRGAPGVAADISHVNTHSTVKGFEKDDIKEALTGAEIVIIPAGVPRKPGMTRDDLFNTNASIVRDLAEACAEYCPKAFIGIISNPVNSTVPIFAEVLKKKGVFDEKRVFGITTLDVVRASRFLGEIKGKDPKDIKVTVVGGHSGVTIVPLLSQTPEGKDVSGEAYKALVNRIQFGGDEVVKAKAGTGSATLSMGYAGARFTDSLIRALNGETGIVEPTFVKSPLYESEGVEYFASNVELGPEGVKKINPVGQLSAEEQELLKACLPDLAKNIKKGVDFVKA
- a CDS encoding succinate dehydrogenase [ubiquinone] iron-sulfur subunit, mitochondrial, with product MVRPATLLRSLNAIPSTSRPLAAAARSFHATASAQLATPVEGKQPQIKEFKIYRWNPDVPNEKPKLQTYKVDLSQCGPMMLDALIKIKNELDPTLTFRRSCREGICGSCAMNIDGINTLACLCRIPKDTSKDSKIYPLPHMYVVKDLVPDLTHFYKQYKSIEPYLKNDNPPEKGEFLQSQADRKKLDGMYECILCACCSASCPSYWWNQDQYLGPAVLMQAYRWMADSRDSYGAERKEKMQNAMSLYRCHTIFNCTRTCPKGLNPAAAIAKMKLEMATGE